A single Hippocampus zosterae strain Florida chromosome 1, ASM2543408v3, whole genome shotgun sequence DNA region contains:
- the epoa gene encoding erythropoietin isoform X3, producing the protein MLQNTGRGLLALLLMVLEWTCPSLPSPLGPICDLRVLNHFIKEAQDAEVAMKSCRNGCSLSQSVSIPQTRVDFNVWERKNAMEKAQEVQCGLWLLHQALGVLRSSVTNAALHGHIDNSVKNVRNINGVLRSLNIPVSRHARAPSTHYE; encoded by the exons GACTACTTGCCTTGCTGTTGATGGTGTTGGAGTGGACCTGCCCAAGCCTGCCATCCCCGCTGGGGCCCATCTGCGACCTGAGGGTGCTGAACCATTTCATCAAAGAAGCGCAAGACGCCGAAGTCGCCATG AAGTCATGCCGGAATGGATGCAGCCTGTCTCAGTCCGTCAGCATTCCCCAAACCAGAGTAGACTTTAACGTCTGGGAGAGGAAAAAT GCCATGGAGAAAGCCCAGGAAGTGCAGTGCGGACTGTGGCTTCTGCATCAGGCCCTCGGCGTGCTGCGTAGCTCGGTCACCAACGCGGCGCTGCACGGCCACATCGACAACTCGGTGAAGAACGTGCGCAACATCAACGGCGTGCTGCGCAGCCTCAACATTCCGGTGAGTCGGCACGCCCGCGCTCCTTCGACGCACT atgaatga
- the epoa gene encoding erythropoietin isoform X2, translating to MDFAGLLALLLMVLEWTCPSLPSPLGPICDLRVLNHFIKEAQDAEVAMKSCRNGCSLSQSVSIPQTRVDFNVWERKNAMEKAQEVQCGLWLLHQALGVLRSSVTNAALHGHIDNSVKNVRNINGVLRSLNIPEYTPPASLESTWRASTAADLLQVHVNFLRGKVRLLLTDAQVCQQDIS from the exons GACTACTTGCCTTGCTGTTGATGGTGTTGGAGTGGACCTGCCCAAGCCTGCCATCCCCGCTGGGGCCCATCTGCGACCTGAGGGTGCTGAACCATTTCATCAAAGAAGCGCAAGACGCCGAAGTCGCCATG AAGTCATGCCGGAATGGATGCAGCCTGTCTCAGTCCGTCAGCATTCCCCAAACCAGAGTAGACTTTAACGTCTGGGAGAGGAAAAAT GCCATGGAGAAAGCCCAGGAAGTGCAGTGCGGACTGTGGCTTCTGCATCAGGCCCTCGGCGTGCTGCGTAGCTCGGTCACCAACGCGGCGCTGCACGGCCACATCGACAACTCGGTGAAGAACGTGCGCAACATCAACGGCGTGCTGCGCAGCCTCAACATTCCG GAATACACGCCTCCGGCGAGCCTGGAGAGCACATGGCGGGCGTCCACGGCGGCCGACTTGCTCCAAGTGCACGTCAACTTCCTGCGAGGCAAAGTGCGGCTCCTTCTCACGGACGCGCAGGTCTGCCAGCAAGACATTAGCTGA
- the epoa gene encoding erythropoietin isoform X1 has product MLQNTGRGLLALLLMVLEWTCPSLPSPLGPICDLRVLNHFIKEAQDAEVAMKSCRNGCSLSQSVSIPQTRVDFNVWERKNAMEKAQEVQCGLWLLHQALGVLRSSVTNAALHGHIDNSVKNVRNINGVLRSLNIPEYTPPASLESTWRASTAADLLQVHVNFLRGKVRLLLTDAQVCQQDIS; this is encoded by the exons GACTACTTGCCTTGCTGTTGATGGTGTTGGAGTGGACCTGCCCAAGCCTGCCATCCCCGCTGGGGCCCATCTGCGACCTGAGGGTGCTGAACCATTTCATCAAAGAAGCGCAAGACGCCGAAGTCGCCATG AAGTCATGCCGGAATGGATGCAGCCTGTCTCAGTCCGTCAGCATTCCCCAAACCAGAGTAGACTTTAACGTCTGGGAGAGGAAAAAT GCCATGGAGAAAGCCCAGGAAGTGCAGTGCGGACTGTGGCTTCTGCATCAGGCCCTCGGCGTGCTGCGTAGCTCGGTCACCAACGCGGCGCTGCACGGCCACATCGACAACTCGGTGAAGAACGTGCGCAACATCAACGGCGTGCTGCGCAGCCTCAACATTCCG GAATACACGCCTCCGGCGAGCCTGGAGAGCACATGGCGGGCGTCCACGGCGGCCGACTTGCTCCAAGTGCACGTCAACTTCCTGCGAGGCAAAGTGCGGCTCCTTCTCACGGACGCGCAGGTCTGCCAGCAAGACATTAGCTGA